One genomic window of Nicotiana sylvestris chromosome 10, ASM39365v2, whole genome shotgun sequence includes the following:
- the LOC104243210 gene encoding putative late blight resistance protein homolog R1A-10 isoform X4, translating to MADTDTDTGLNLLVENLLDSVREKAKFIADNSKLQIYDLEDDFLHLEEQVQRLRALLNIAAQWQINTSSKWKQLVNKDIRITVHRAEDVIDGLALMFQLYLDKKQGLIVFDSIRGDSVRIIRRDSVSNLATKIDGLNEKVKEFLQNNQPAVQPEKNSQDLPLKENEVVGLKEEAEKVIKRLVDGSEDLNVVPVVGMHGLGKTTLAIKVFNDPQILNQFDSRIWVYVGQSYEIKDIFINILTCFTDRIEEYQDKDVNEIAKVICDFVPKEGKCLIVLDDVWAIGVVDFVKKTFPENSKGHRIMMTTHRQDVASCANPNPHDLKFLTQTESFLLLKSRVFGSGCFPEELTELGESIAQKCCGVPLAIIVIAGALRGRKDKNNWLKVQKYFWQHLIIKDDPIRCWKFVEMSYNCLPQEMKECFLYCGIFPRGFDIPAWKLIRLWIAEGLIKSSPGYALEEVAENNLNELVNRNLVIVVQKKFDSRIKTCRLHDMVQEFCKMEATRECLFHEVSLTPDQAIPDDSRRLCIRSRFLGDFLSRKPYAEHVRSFLCFSPTQLSPYLVTLLHKAFALIRVLDVEPTNFIFSRYFNGLYHLKYMAFSGDFTAIPPPFCRFLNLQTLIFNTTSKRKRYLETRWEIWNMLRLRHLHSNIPVRLPRPKTPKGEISCLRTLSMVAPESCNSCVLAKVGNLKKLSIKGNMAPFLEINKDGFSNHGELKCLENLKLLNDVFTMISVLHLPPNFFRFARTLKKLTLSDTRFDWREAIGLEQLECLEVLKLKDAFTGKSWKLEEGIRGMTLMRACDHRQVECSFIWSQPHFMFSAGYSS from the exons ATGGCAGATACAGATACAGATACAGGGTTGAATCTTCTGGTGGAGAACCTCTTGGATTCAGTAAGAGAAAAAGCGAAGTTTATTGCAGACAATTCGAAGCTGCAGATTTATGATTTAGAGGATGACTTTTTACATCTTGAGGAACAAGTTCAACGCCTACGAGCGCTCCTAAATATTGCTGCACAATGGCAGATAAATACTAGCAGTAAGTGGAAACAGTTGGTCAATAAGGACATTCGAATTACGGTACATAGAGCTGAGGATGTAATTGATGGCTTGGCTCTTATGTTTCAGCTTTACCTTGATAAAAAACAGGGACTTATCGTATTTGATAGTATAAGAGGAGACTCAGTCAGGATTATAAGAAGAGACTCAGTCAGTAATCTTGCAACTAAGATCGACGGCCTCAACGAGAAGGTGAAGGAATTTCTTCAAAACAATCAACCAGCTGTTCAGCCGGAAAAAAATTCCCAG GATCTTCCGCTCAAGGAAAACGAAGTCGTTGGCttaaaagaagaagcagaaaaagtgATCAAGCGACTTGTTGACGGATCTGAGGATCTCAATGTTGTCCCTGTTGTAGGTATGCATGGACTTGGTAAAACAACATTGGCAATAAAAGTTTTTAACGATCcccagattttaaatcaatttGACAGCAGAATATGGGTTTATGTCGGCCAATCATATGAAATAAAGGATATCTTTATCAATATCCTCACATGTTTCACAGATCGCATTGAAGAATACCAAGACAAAGACGTGAATGAAATAGCTAAGGTAATATGTGATTTTGTGCCTAAAGAAGGTAAATGTCTCATTGTCTTGGACGATGTCTGGGCAATAGGTGTTGTCGATTTTGTCAAGAAAACTTTCCCTGAAAACAGCAAAGGACACCGGATCATGATGACCACTCATAGGCAAGATGTGGCTAGTTGTGCCAATCCAAATCCTCATGATCTAAAATTTCTGACCCAGACGGAAAGTTTTCTATTGTTGAAAAGCAGAGTTTTCGGTAGTGGATGTTTTCCTGAAGAATTAACAGAACTTGGAGAAAGCATTGCACAAAAATGTTGTGGGGTACCACTTGCAATAATAGTAATTGCAGGAGCTTTAAGAGGTCGTAAGGACAAAAATAATTGGCTCAAAGTTCAGAAATATTTTTGGCAGCACCTTATAATTAAAGATGACCCTATAAGATGCTGGAAGTTTGTTGAAATGAGCTACAATTGTTTGCCCCAAGAAATGAAGGAGTGCTTCTTGTATTGCGGAATTTTTCCTCGAGGCTTTGATATCCCTGCTTGGAAATTGATCCGTCTCTGGATTGCGGAGGGATTGATAAAATCCAGCCCAGGTTACGCCTTGGAGGAGGTAGCGGAAAATAATTTGAACGAGCTCGTCAATAGAAATTTAGTGATTGTGGTACAGAAGAAGTTTGATAGTCGAATAAAAACATGTCGTCTTCATGACATGGTACAAGAGTTTTGCAAGATGGAGGCTACTAGAGAATGTCTTTTTCATGAAGTATCTCTAACACCCGATCAAGCAATTCCAGATGATTCTCGTCGATTGTGTATCCGATCACGTTTTCTAGGTGATTTTCTGTCCAGAAAACCATACGCGGAACATGTCAGGTCTTTCTTATGCTTTTCCCCAACCCAGTTGTCTCCGTATCTAGTGACACTCCTGCACAAAGCGTTTGCACTCATAAGGGTTTTGGATGTTGAGCCCAccaattttattttttccagATATTTTAATGGGCTTTATCATTTGAAGTATATGGCTTTCTCAGGTGACTTTACGGCCATTCCCCCGCCATTTTGTAGATTTCTGAATTTACAAACTCTTATATTTAATACAACTAGTAAAAGGAAGCGCTACTTGGAAACAAGATGGGAAATATGGAACATGTTACGGTTGAGGCATCTGCACAGTAACATTCCTGTACGATTGCCAAGACCTAAAACCCCAAAAGGTGAAATTTCTTGCCTGCGAACTCTTTCTATGGTTGCACCAGAAAGTTGCAACAGTTGTGTACTTGCAAAAGTTGGTAATCTCAAAAAATTGAGTATTAAAGGGAATATGGCCCCTTTTCTTGAAATTAACAAGGATGGATTCAGCAATCATGGAGAGTTGAAGTGCCTGGAAAATTTGAAACTATTGAATGATGTCTTTACAATGATTTCAGTGCTTCACCTTCCTCCAAATTTCTTCAGATTTGCTCGTACACTAAAGAAGTTAACTTTATCGGACACAAGGTTTGATTGGCGTGAGGCAATTGGACTGGAGCAGCTGGAATGCCTTGAGGTTCTAAAGTTGAAAGACGCTTTCACCGGAAAGTCATGGAAGCTAGAG GAGGGAATCAGAGGAATGACACTTATGCGAGCCTGTGATCATAGACAAGTCGAATGCTCTTTCATATGGAGTCAGCCGCATTTCATGTTTTCTGCAGGCTATTCGTCCTAA
- the LOC104243210 gene encoding putative late blight resistance protein homolog R1A-3 isoform X2: protein MADTDTDTGLNLLVENLLDSVREKAKFIADNSKLQIYDLEDDFLHLEEQVQRLRALLNIAAQWQINTSSKWKQLVNKDIRITVHRAEDVIDGLALMFQLYLDKKQGLIVFDSIRGDSVRIIRRDSVSNLATKIDGLNEKVKEFLQNNQPAVQPEKNSQDLPLKENEVVGLKEEAEKVIKRLVDGSEDLNVVPVVGMHGLGKTTLAIKVFNDPQILNQFDSRIWVYVGQSYEIKDIFINILTCFTDRIEEYQDKDVNEIAKVICDFVPKEGKCLIVLDDVWAIGVVDFVKKTFPENSKGHRIMMTTHRQDVASCANPNPHDLKFLTQTESFLLLKSRVFGSGCFPEELTELGESIAQKCCGVPLAIIVIAGALRGRKDKNNWLKVQKYFWQHLIIKDDPIRCWKFVEMSYNCLPQEMKECFLYCGIFPRGFDIPAWKLIRLWIAEGLIKSSPGYALEEVAENNLNELVNRNLVIVVQKKFDSRIKTCRLHDMVQEFCKMEATRECLFHEVSLTPDQAIPDDSRRLCIRSRFLGDFLSRKPYAEHVRSFLCFSPTQLSPYLVTLLHKAFALIRVLDVEPTNFIFSRYFNGLYHLKYMAFSGDFTAIPPPFCRFLNLQTLIFNTTSKRKRYLETRWEIWNMLRLRHLHSNIPVRLPRPKTPKGEISCLRTLSMVAPESCNSCVLAKVGNLKKLSIKGNMAPFLEINKDGFSNHGELKCLENLKLLNDVFTMISVLHLPPNFFRFARTLKKLTLSDTRFDWREAIGLEQLECLEVLKLKDAFTGKSWKLEVGFSELQALSIDTTDFETWEASTHHFPRLRHLVLIYCDKLEAVPATFADIPSLREMRLENTSKAVRSAKEIERKKQEMQFLNNIEFKLTISFDVDYNEVEDLCGIVSPNIVIITIQFFPW from the exons ATGGCAGATACAGATACAGATACAGGGTTGAATCTTCTGGTGGAGAACCTCTTGGATTCAGTAAGAGAAAAAGCGAAGTTTATTGCAGACAATTCGAAGCTGCAGATTTATGATTTAGAGGATGACTTTTTACATCTTGAGGAACAAGTTCAACGCCTACGAGCGCTCCTAAATATTGCTGCACAATGGCAGATAAATACTAGCAGTAAGTGGAAACAGTTGGTCAATAAGGACATTCGAATTACGGTACATAGAGCTGAGGATGTAATTGATGGCTTGGCTCTTATGTTTCAGCTTTACCTTGATAAAAAACAGGGACTTATCGTATTTGATAGTATAAGAGGAGACTCAGTCAGGATTATAAGAAGAGACTCAGTCAGTAATCTTGCAACTAAGATCGACGGCCTCAACGAGAAGGTGAAGGAATTTCTTCAAAACAATCAACCAGCTGTTCAGCCGGAAAAAAATTCCCAG GATCTTCCGCTCAAGGAAAACGAAGTCGTTGGCttaaaagaagaagcagaaaaagtgATCAAGCGACTTGTTGACGGATCTGAGGATCTCAATGTTGTCCCTGTTGTAGGTATGCATGGACTTGGTAAAACAACATTGGCAATAAAAGTTTTTAACGATCcccagattttaaatcaatttGACAGCAGAATATGGGTTTATGTCGGCCAATCATATGAAATAAAGGATATCTTTATCAATATCCTCACATGTTTCACAGATCGCATTGAAGAATACCAAGACAAAGACGTGAATGAAATAGCTAAGGTAATATGTGATTTTGTGCCTAAAGAAGGTAAATGTCTCATTGTCTTGGACGATGTCTGGGCAATAGGTGTTGTCGATTTTGTCAAGAAAACTTTCCCTGAAAACAGCAAAGGACACCGGATCATGATGACCACTCATAGGCAAGATGTGGCTAGTTGTGCCAATCCAAATCCTCATGATCTAAAATTTCTGACCCAGACGGAAAGTTTTCTATTGTTGAAAAGCAGAGTTTTCGGTAGTGGATGTTTTCCTGAAGAATTAACAGAACTTGGAGAAAGCATTGCACAAAAATGTTGTGGGGTACCACTTGCAATAATAGTAATTGCAGGAGCTTTAAGAGGTCGTAAGGACAAAAATAATTGGCTCAAAGTTCAGAAATATTTTTGGCAGCACCTTATAATTAAAGATGACCCTATAAGATGCTGGAAGTTTGTTGAAATGAGCTACAATTGTTTGCCCCAAGAAATGAAGGAGTGCTTCTTGTATTGCGGAATTTTTCCTCGAGGCTTTGATATCCCTGCTTGGAAATTGATCCGTCTCTGGATTGCGGAGGGATTGATAAAATCCAGCCCAGGTTACGCCTTGGAGGAGGTAGCGGAAAATAATTTGAACGAGCTCGTCAATAGAAATTTAGTGATTGTGGTACAGAAGAAGTTTGATAGTCGAATAAAAACATGTCGTCTTCATGACATGGTACAAGAGTTTTGCAAGATGGAGGCTACTAGAGAATGTCTTTTTCATGAAGTATCTCTAACACCCGATCAAGCAATTCCAGATGATTCTCGTCGATTGTGTATCCGATCACGTTTTCTAGGTGATTTTCTGTCCAGAAAACCATACGCGGAACATGTCAGGTCTTTCTTATGCTTTTCCCCAACCCAGTTGTCTCCGTATCTAGTGACACTCCTGCACAAAGCGTTTGCACTCATAAGGGTTTTGGATGTTGAGCCCAccaattttattttttccagATATTTTAATGGGCTTTATCATTTGAAGTATATGGCTTTCTCAGGTGACTTTACGGCCATTCCCCCGCCATTTTGTAGATTTCTGAATTTACAAACTCTTATATTTAATACAACTAGTAAAAGGAAGCGCTACTTGGAAACAAGATGGGAAATATGGAACATGTTACGGTTGAGGCATCTGCACAGTAACATTCCTGTACGATTGCCAAGACCTAAAACCCCAAAAGGTGAAATTTCTTGCCTGCGAACTCTTTCTATGGTTGCACCAGAAAGTTGCAACAGTTGTGTACTTGCAAAAGTTGGTAATCTCAAAAAATTGAGTATTAAAGGGAATATGGCCCCTTTTCTTGAAATTAACAAGGATGGATTCAGCAATCATGGAGAGTTGAAGTGCCTGGAAAATTTGAAACTATTGAATGATGTCTTTACAATGATTTCAGTGCTTCACCTTCCTCCAAATTTCTTCAGATTTGCTCGTACACTAAAGAAGTTAACTTTATCGGACACAAGGTTTGATTGGCGTGAGGCAATTGGACTGGAGCAGCTGGAATGCCTTGAGGTTCTAAAGTTGAAAGACGCTTTCACCGGAAAGTCATGGAAGCTAGAGGTAGGTTTTAGCGAACTCCAAGCCTTGTCGATTGATACAACAGATTTTGAAACATGGGAGGCTTCAACTCATCATTTCCCAAGACTTAGGCACCTTGTTCTTATTTACTGTGATAAACTTGAGGCTGTTCCGGCTACGTTTGCTGATATACCTAGCCTTCGAGAGATGAGGCTTGAAAACACAAGCAAAGCGGTCAGATCtgcaaaagaaatagaaagaaagaaacaagagatgCAATTTCTGAACAACATTGAATTCAAGCTTACTATATCTTTCGATGTTGATTACAATGAAGTTGAAG ACTTGTGCGGTATTGTTAGTCCCAACATTGTCATAATAACCATTCAGTTCTTTCCAT ggtAA
- the LOC104243210 gene encoding putative late blight resistance protein homolog R1A-3 isoform X3 produces the protein MADTDTDTGLNLLVENLLDSVREKAKFIADNSKLQIYDLEDDFLHLEEQVQRLRALLNIAAQWQINTSSKWKQLVNKDIRITVHRAEDVIDGLALMFQLYLDKKQGLIVFDSIRGDSVRIIRRDSVSNLATKIDGLNEKVKEFLQNNQPAVQPEKNSQDLPLKENEVVGLKEEAEKVIKRLVDGSEDLNVVPVVGMHGLGKTTLAIKVFNDPQILNQFDSRIWVYVGQSYEIKDIFINILTCFTDRIEEYQDKDVNEIAKVICDFVPKEGKCLIVLDDVWAIGVVDFVKKTFPENSKGHRIMMTTHRQDVASCANPNPHDLKFLTQTESFLLLKSRVFGSGCFPEELTELGESIAQKCCGVPLAIIVIAGALRGRKDKNNWLKVQKYFWQHLIIKDDPIRCWKFVEMSYNCLPQEMKECFLYCGIFPRGFDIPAWKLIRLWIAEGLIKSSPGYALEEVAENNLNELVNRNLVIVVQKKFDSRIKTCRLHDMVQEFCKMEATRECLFHEVSLTPDQAIPDDSRRLCIRSRFLGDFLSRKPYAEHVRSFLCFSPTQLSPYLVTLLHKAFALIRVLDVEPTNFIFSRYFNGLYHLKYMAFSGDFTAIPPPFCRFLNLQTLIFNTTSKRKRYLETRWEIWNMLRLRHLHSNIPVRLPRPKTPKGEISCLRTLSMVAPESCNSCVLAKVGNLKKLSIKGNMAPFLEINKDGFSNHGELKCLENLKLLNDVFTMISVLHLPPNFFRFARTLKKLTLSDTRFDWREAIGLEQLECLEVLKLKDAFTGKSWKLEVGFSELQALSIDTTDFETWEASTHHFPRLRHLVLIYCDKLEAVPATFADIPSLREMRLENTSKAVRSAKEIERKKQEMQFLNNIEFKLTISFDVDYNEVEG, from the exons ATGGCAGATACAGATACAGATACAGGGTTGAATCTTCTGGTGGAGAACCTCTTGGATTCAGTAAGAGAAAAAGCGAAGTTTATTGCAGACAATTCGAAGCTGCAGATTTATGATTTAGAGGATGACTTTTTACATCTTGAGGAACAAGTTCAACGCCTACGAGCGCTCCTAAATATTGCTGCACAATGGCAGATAAATACTAGCAGTAAGTGGAAACAGTTGGTCAATAAGGACATTCGAATTACGGTACATAGAGCTGAGGATGTAATTGATGGCTTGGCTCTTATGTTTCAGCTTTACCTTGATAAAAAACAGGGACTTATCGTATTTGATAGTATAAGAGGAGACTCAGTCAGGATTATAAGAAGAGACTCAGTCAGTAATCTTGCAACTAAGATCGACGGCCTCAACGAGAAGGTGAAGGAATTTCTTCAAAACAATCAACCAGCTGTTCAGCCGGAAAAAAATTCCCAG GATCTTCCGCTCAAGGAAAACGAAGTCGTTGGCttaaaagaagaagcagaaaaagtgATCAAGCGACTTGTTGACGGATCTGAGGATCTCAATGTTGTCCCTGTTGTAGGTATGCATGGACTTGGTAAAACAACATTGGCAATAAAAGTTTTTAACGATCcccagattttaaatcaatttGACAGCAGAATATGGGTTTATGTCGGCCAATCATATGAAATAAAGGATATCTTTATCAATATCCTCACATGTTTCACAGATCGCATTGAAGAATACCAAGACAAAGACGTGAATGAAATAGCTAAGGTAATATGTGATTTTGTGCCTAAAGAAGGTAAATGTCTCATTGTCTTGGACGATGTCTGGGCAATAGGTGTTGTCGATTTTGTCAAGAAAACTTTCCCTGAAAACAGCAAAGGACACCGGATCATGATGACCACTCATAGGCAAGATGTGGCTAGTTGTGCCAATCCAAATCCTCATGATCTAAAATTTCTGACCCAGACGGAAAGTTTTCTATTGTTGAAAAGCAGAGTTTTCGGTAGTGGATGTTTTCCTGAAGAATTAACAGAACTTGGAGAAAGCATTGCACAAAAATGTTGTGGGGTACCACTTGCAATAATAGTAATTGCAGGAGCTTTAAGAGGTCGTAAGGACAAAAATAATTGGCTCAAAGTTCAGAAATATTTTTGGCAGCACCTTATAATTAAAGATGACCCTATAAGATGCTGGAAGTTTGTTGAAATGAGCTACAATTGTTTGCCCCAAGAAATGAAGGAGTGCTTCTTGTATTGCGGAATTTTTCCTCGAGGCTTTGATATCCCTGCTTGGAAATTGATCCGTCTCTGGATTGCGGAGGGATTGATAAAATCCAGCCCAGGTTACGCCTTGGAGGAGGTAGCGGAAAATAATTTGAACGAGCTCGTCAATAGAAATTTAGTGATTGTGGTACAGAAGAAGTTTGATAGTCGAATAAAAACATGTCGTCTTCATGACATGGTACAAGAGTTTTGCAAGATGGAGGCTACTAGAGAATGTCTTTTTCATGAAGTATCTCTAACACCCGATCAAGCAATTCCAGATGATTCTCGTCGATTGTGTATCCGATCACGTTTTCTAGGTGATTTTCTGTCCAGAAAACCATACGCGGAACATGTCAGGTCTTTCTTATGCTTTTCCCCAACCCAGTTGTCTCCGTATCTAGTGACACTCCTGCACAAAGCGTTTGCACTCATAAGGGTTTTGGATGTTGAGCCCAccaattttattttttccagATATTTTAATGGGCTTTATCATTTGAAGTATATGGCTTTCTCAGGTGACTTTACGGCCATTCCCCCGCCATTTTGTAGATTTCTGAATTTACAAACTCTTATATTTAATACAACTAGTAAAAGGAAGCGCTACTTGGAAACAAGATGGGAAATATGGAACATGTTACGGTTGAGGCATCTGCACAGTAACATTCCTGTACGATTGCCAAGACCTAAAACCCCAAAAGGTGAAATTTCTTGCCTGCGAACTCTTTCTATGGTTGCACCAGAAAGTTGCAACAGTTGTGTACTTGCAAAAGTTGGTAATCTCAAAAAATTGAGTATTAAAGGGAATATGGCCCCTTTTCTTGAAATTAACAAGGATGGATTCAGCAATCATGGAGAGTTGAAGTGCCTGGAAAATTTGAAACTATTGAATGATGTCTTTACAATGATTTCAGTGCTTCACCTTCCTCCAAATTTCTTCAGATTTGCTCGTACACTAAAGAAGTTAACTTTATCGGACACAAGGTTTGATTGGCGTGAGGCAATTGGACTGGAGCAGCTGGAATGCCTTGAGGTTCTAAAGTTGAAAGACGCTTTCACCGGAAAGTCATGGAAGCTAGAGGTAGGTTTTAGCGAACTCCAAGCCTTGTCGATTGATACAACAGATTTTGAAACATGGGAGGCTTCAACTCATCATTTCCCAAGACTTAGGCACCTTGTTCTTATTTACTGTGATAAACTTGAGGCTGTTCCGGCTACGTTTGCTGATATACCTAGCCTTCGAGAGATGAGGCTTGAAAACACAAGCAAAGCGGTCAGATCtgcaaaagaaatagaaagaaagaaacaagagatgCAATTTCTGAACAACATTGAATTCAAGCTTACTATATCTTTCGATGTTGATTACAATGAAGTTGAAG ggtAA
- the LOC104243210 gene encoding putative late blight resistance protein homolog R1A-10 isoform X5, translating to MRRESQMRALDCKRGLKNDLPLKENEVVGLKEEAEKVIKRLVDGSEDLNVVPVVGMHGLGKTTLAIKVFNDPQILNQFDSRIWVYVGQSYEIKDIFINILTCFTDRIEEYQDKDVNEIAKVICDFVPKEGKCLIVLDDVWAIGVVDFVKKTFPENSKGHRIMMTTHRQDVASCANPNPHDLKFLTQTESFLLLKSRVFGSGCFPEELTELGESIAQKCCGVPLAIIVIAGALRGRKDKNNWLKVQKYFWQHLIIKDDPIRCWKFVEMSYNCLPQEMKECFLYCGIFPRGFDIPAWKLIRLWIAEGLIKSSPGYALEEVAENNLNELVNRNLVIVVQKKFDSRIKTCRLHDMVQEFCKMEATRECLFHEVSLTPDQAIPDDSRRLCIRSRFLGDFLSRKPYAEHVRSFLCFSPTQLSPYLVTLLHKAFALIRVLDVEPTNFIFSRYFNGLYHLKYMAFSGDFTAIPPPFCRFLNLQTLIFNTTSKRKRYLETRWEIWNMLRLRHLHSNIPVRLPRPKTPKGEISCLRTLSMVAPESCNSCVLAKVGNLKKLSIKGNMAPFLEINKDGFSNHGELKCLENLKLLNDVFTMISVLHLPPNFFRFARTLKKLTLSDTRFDWREAIGLEQLECLEVLKLKDAFTGKSWKLEVGFSELQALSIDTTDFETWEASTHHFPRLRHLVLIYCDKLEAVPATFADIPSLREMRLENTSKAVRSAKEIERKKQEMQFLNNIEFKLTISFDVDYNEVEDLCGIVSPNIVIITIQFFPCMLANSSSNFS from the exons ATGCGAAGGGAGTCACAGATGCGAGCCTTGGACTGCAAAAGAGGGCTCAAAAAT GATCTTCCGCTCAAGGAAAACGAAGTCGTTGGCttaaaagaagaagcagaaaaagtgATCAAGCGACTTGTTGACGGATCTGAGGATCTCAATGTTGTCCCTGTTGTAGGTATGCATGGACTTGGTAAAACAACATTGGCAATAAAAGTTTTTAACGATCcccagattttaaatcaatttGACAGCAGAATATGGGTTTATGTCGGCCAATCATATGAAATAAAGGATATCTTTATCAATATCCTCACATGTTTCACAGATCGCATTGAAGAATACCAAGACAAAGACGTGAATGAAATAGCTAAGGTAATATGTGATTTTGTGCCTAAAGAAGGTAAATGTCTCATTGTCTTGGACGATGTCTGGGCAATAGGTGTTGTCGATTTTGTCAAGAAAACTTTCCCTGAAAACAGCAAAGGACACCGGATCATGATGACCACTCATAGGCAAGATGTGGCTAGTTGTGCCAATCCAAATCCTCATGATCTAAAATTTCTGACCCAGACGGAAAGTTTTCTATTGTTGAAAAGCAGAGTTTTCGGTAGTGGATGTTTTCCTGAAGAATTAACAGAACTTGGAGAAAGCATTGCACAAAAATGTTGTGGGGTACCACTTGCAATAATAGTAATTGCAGGAGCTTTAAGAGGTCGTAAGGACAAAAATAATTGGCTCAAAGTTCAGAAATATTTTTGGCAGCACCTTATAATTAAAGATGACCCTATAAGATGCTGGAAGTTTGTTGAAATGAGCTACAATTGTTTGCCCCAAGAAATGAAGGAGTGCTTCTTGTATTGCGGAATTTTTCCTCGAGGCTTTGATATCCCTGCTTGGAAATTGATCCGTCTCTGGATTGCGGAGGGATTGATAAAATCCAGCCCAGGTTACGCCTTGGAGGAGGTAGCGGAAAATAATTTGAACGAGCTCGTCAATAGAAATTTAGTGATTGTGGTACAGAAGAAGTTTGATAGTCGAATAAAAACATGTCGTCTTCATGACATGGTACAAGAGTTTTGCAAGATGGAGGCTACTAGAGAATGTCTTTTTCATGAAGTATCTCTAACACCCGATCAAGCAATTCCAGATGATTCTCGTCGATTGTGTATCCGATCACGTTTTCTAGGTGATTTTCTGTCCAGAAAACCATACGCGGAACATGTCAGGTCTTTCTTATGCTTTTCCCCAACCCAGTTGTCTCCGTATCTAGTGACACTCCTGCACAAAGCGTTTGCACTCATAAGGGTTTTGGATGTTGAGCCCAccaattttattttttccagATATTTTAATGGGCTTTATCATTTGAAGTATATGGCTTTCTCAGGTGACTTTACGGCCATTCCCCCGCCATTTTGTAGATTTCTGAATTTACAAACTCTTATATTTAATACAACTAGTAAAAGGAAGCGCTACTTGGAAACAAGATGGGAAATATGGAACATGTTACGGTTGAGGCATCTGCACAGTAACATTCCTGTACGATTGCCAAGACCTAAAACCCCAAAAGGTGAAATTTCTTGCCTGCGAACTCTTTCTATGGTTGCACCAGAAAGTTGCAACAGTTGTGTACTTGCAAAAGTTGGTAATCTCAAAAAATTGAGTATTAAAGGGAATATGGCCCCTTTTCTTGAAATTAACAAGGATGGATTCAGCAATCATGGAGAGTTGAAGTGCCTGGAAAATTTGAAACTATTGAATGATGTCTTTACAATGATTTCAGTGCTTCACCTTCCTCCAAATTTCTTCAGATTTGCTCGTACACTAAAGAAGTTAACTTTATCGGACACAAGGTTTGATTGGCGTGAGGCAATTGGACTGGAGCAGCTGGAATGCCTTGAGGTTCTAAAGTTGAAAGACGCTTTCACCGGAAAGTCATGGAAGCTAGAGGTAGGTTTTAGCGAACTCCAAGCCTTGTCGATTGATACAACAGATTTTGAAACATGGGAGGCTTCAACTCATCATTTCCCAAGACTTAGGCACCTTGTTCTTATTTACTGTGATAAACTTGAGGCTGTTCCGGCTACGTTTGCTGATATACCTAGCCTTCGAGAGATGAGGCTTGAAAACACAAGCAAAGCGGTCAGATCtgcaaaagaaatagaaagaaagaaacaagagatgCAATTTCTGAACAACATTGAATTCAAGCTTACTATATCTTTCGATGTTGATTACAATGAAGTTGAAG ACTTGTGCGGTATTGTTAGTCCCAACATTGTCATAATAACCATTCAGTTCTTTCCATGTATGTTAGCCAACTCCAGTTCTAACTTTAGTTGA